One Acidimicrobiales bacterium genomic window, GCCCGGAATCGGACGGGACCTCTAGATCCGCCGGCCGGCTGGCTAGCGGTGACCACCATGCGTCCAGCAGCCGGCGGGCGCGTGAGCGCCTATGCGTCCAGCAGCCGGCGGGCGGGCCCCGACGCGGCGGCCGGACGCGGTCGGGCGACCACCTCGTCCCCGGTGCGCGGGACCGGTGCGCCCGTCGGGCGCCGTAGCGCCTCTGCGGTGAGCCGCTCCATTCGCTCGCACGCGTGGCGGGCGAACCGCACCTGCTCGCGACGCCCGAACACCCGCAGGCCCAGCCGGATGACGGGATTGGGCACGGGCGCCCGGCGGGAGTACGCCGAGATGCGGAACTCGACCTCCCCGGTGTCGAGCCACTTCCACGCCTCGTAGTCCATCTGGCCCATTTCGAGGTGGCCGGCCAGGGTCCGGTAGTTCCAGCCCCACACCCGCACCTCGCGCCCATCCACGGTGCGGGTGCTGTCGATGACGCCGCCGACGCGCACGCCCAGGTGGAAACGCAGTCCCCAGAAGCGTCCCTCGAGGAGCATGTCCCGTCCTTCGAGCGGCCGGTCGGGGTAGTAGACGGCACGGACGATGCGCGGATCGGCGAACTCGTAGTCGCGCATCAGGCCGCAAGCCACCTCCCACGTTCCACCTTGCACGGGAGGGCCGGGAGGCTCGGCCCCAAGCGGCTCGCAGTAGTGGTCGATCCGCCACCCGTTTTCGACCGTGAACCCGCTGCGCTCCTCCGGGTCGAAGTTGAGGTGCCTGTCGTGCAGGGCGTCGAGCACGCGCCTGGCGGCGGGGTCGCCGAGGAGGCGCTCGGCCCCCGTGCTCTCCTCGTCGACCTTGACGGTCTCCACGTGGATGCCGCCGACCAGCGTGCCCTCGGCCAGCCGGGCCGCGTTCTCGAGGACCGAGGTCCACATGTGGAACTGGACCTCCTTGGCCATCCTGAGGTGCTGGTACAGCAGCTTCGAGAGCCGGTCGCCGCTGGACGCCCACGACTCGATGGTGAACACCACCTCGCCGTCGTCATCGTGGGCCCGGAACTCGATCTGGCCCGCCTCCAGGTGGCCGTGGAGGGTCGCCAGGCGGAAGGCGCCGTCGCCCACCTCCACCACCCGGACGGGCCCGTTCCACGGGCCGGGCATGCGCACGACGTACTCGTCGCCGACATGCATGCGACCCGGCTCCCCCTGCACCTTGGTGAACCGGGCGAACTCGGTGGGCGCCAGCTCGTCGGGATCGGCCATGAGCCGGGCGAGGAGCCCGGTCGCCGGCAGCCGGGCGCCCGAGATCCTGGCGCAGTAACGGCGGTGGAAGAGGGCGCCGGTGCCGTCCTCCGGGCGTTGGACGTCGTCGGTGGACACGCCGGCGGGCAGGCCCGGCGGCTCGTGCTCGTCGCGTGGCCCGACGTGCTCCCGGCGGTGCAACGGCGTCGTGCGCCACATGTACTGCCACGAGGTGAGGGCGATGCCGAAGGGCCACAGCGCGGCCGTGGTGAGGGGGTGGGGAAGCGTGCGTCGGACGGCCACGACCTCCCCTGTACCCGCGGCCGGTCGTCGTCAACGCATGCGGGTGGCGGTCAGGGGGTACCTGGGAACGATGGTCGTCCGCCTCCTGCACGCGCTCGGGTTCCGGGCATCGCACATGCAGACGCTGTCGATCGGGAGCATTGCCTTGTGCATCGGGCTGTGGATCCGTGCCAAGACGGTCGACCAGGACGAGCGCGGGAACGCCGAGCGGCGAGCGCTCTTCGTCGGCCTGTGGCCCCCCATGTTCTGGCTCACCGCCGACTCGCTCGACCGCCACGGCCGCCGCTGAGGGACCGGTGAGGGAGTAGCGCCGACCCTCAGCTCCGGGGAACCAGGACCGCCCGGTGGGTGATGTACTGCGCAGGAACAGCGGGCGGGCGGCCGCCGTGGGCGCTCACCCGGCGCACACCCTCGACGCCACGCCCGTCGGGAGGGTGAACCACACCACCTTGCCGTCGCGCGCGGCGTCGGCGCCCCACGCAGTGGCCATCTCCCGGACGAGGAAGAGGCCCCGGCCCCCGAGGGCTTCGGTCGTGTAGTCCGTCGGTCCCGGCAGGACGGGGTCGCCGTCGGCGACCTCGACCCGCAGGAGCTCCCCGTCGAGCTGCACGCGTACGTCGACCTGCGTGCGGGCGTGGAGCACGGCGTTGGTCACCAGCTCCGACGTGAGCACCATCGCCGTCTGCGTGGACTCGCGGTCGGGATGTCCGATCACCCGGGCGACGAAGTGGCGGGCGGCGCGGGGGCTGGTGACTTCAGCCGGAAATGATCGGTTCGCCTCCACTGCAGACCTCCCCGCTTGCGCCGGCGCTGACTGGCCGGTGCCACGGAGACCCGCTCCCCGCGACCTCGGAGGAGCGAAACCCCGGTTTTTCGTTCTCGAGCCGCACGTGCAACGGCCCAGGGATCCGGACGAACGAGTTGTCGGCTCGTTCCCAGGTACAGGAATCCCCCCCCGGAGGCAGAAGAAAACCACGTCGGCGGCGAAAGACCGCCGTGCGGGCCGCCTTCTCAGCCCTGCGCCCAGCGCCGGTACAGGCCGACGAGCTCCTCGCGTGCCTCGGGCTCGAGGGATTCCACGTCCACCTGGCCGGTGGCGGCGATGGTGACCCGCATCTGCGCGAGGTACTCGGTGCAGTGGGGACAGACGGCGAGATGGGCCTCCAGGCGGGCCCGGTCGCGCGGG contains:
- a CDS encoding DUF1990 family protein, translated to MAVRRTLPHPLTTAALWPFGIALTSWQYMWRTTPLHRREHVGPRDEHEPPGLPAGVSTDDVQRPEDGTGALFHRRYCARISGARLPATGLLARLMADPDELAPTEFARFTKVQGEPGRMHVGDEYVVRMPGPWNGPVRVVEVGDGAFRLATLHGHLEAGQIEFRAHDDDGEVVFTIESWASSGDRLSKLLYQHLRMAKEVQFHMWTSVLENAARLAEGTLVGGIHVETVKVDEESTGAERLLGDPAARRVLDALHDRHLNFDPEERSGFTVENGWRIDHYCEPLGAEPPGPPVQGGTWEVACGLMRDYEFADPRIVRAVYYPDRPLEGRDMLLEGRFWGLRFHLGVRVGGVIDSTRTVDGREVRVWGWNYRTLAGHLEMGQMDYEAWKWLDTGEVEFRISAYSRRAPVPNPVIRLGLRVFGRREQVRFARHACERMERLTAEALRRPTGAPVPRTGDEVVARPRPAAASGPARRLLDA
- a CDS encoding ATP-binding protein, translated to MVFFCLRGGIPVPGNEPTTRSSGSLGRCTCGSRTKNRGFAPPRSRGAGLRGTGQSAPAQAGRSAVEANRSFPAEVTSPRAARHFVARVIGHPDRESTQTAMVLTSELVTNAVLHARTQVDVRVQLDGELLRVEVADGDPVLPGPTDYTTEALGGRGLFLVREMATAWGADAARDGKVVWFTLPTGVASRVCAG
- a CDS encoding zf-HC2 domain-containing protein, which codes for MLLRRRRDVVCRQAVELVTDYLEGALSPRDRARLEAHLAVCPHCTEYLAQMRVTIAATGQVDVESLEPEAREELVGLYRRWAQG